GATTTCAGGCGAAGGCTATGCCTCGCTGTTTATTAACGCGCAGGAAAAGCATGACGCGGCGTTCGAAGCAGCGGTTGTGCGCTTGCCGGTCGGCGGGTTCTACAAGCAACGCGATGGCGGAGAGGCTCATGCCTATAGCGCACATCTGATGCACTTGCTGCAAAGCGCAGTCGCGCATGACAGCTATTCCTCTTACCTGCAATTCTCACAAGGTGTCCGCGAACTGGAGCCTGTATATCTACGCGACCTGATGGAATTTAACTACGCGCCGGAACCGATTCCGATCGACGAAGTGGAAGCGATTACCGAAATCCGCAAACGCTTTAATACGCCCGGCATGTCCCTCGGCGCACTCAGCCCCGAGGCGCATGAAACACTTGCCATTGCGATGAACCGCATTGGTGCGAAATCGGTATCCGGTGAAGGCGGAGAAGAGAAACGCCGCTACACGCCGTTTGAAAATGGCGACAATGCCTCCAGCCCGATCAAGCAGGTCGCTTCCGGCCGCTTTGGGGTGACTGCGGAATATCTTGGCGCTTGCGAAGAGGTCGAGATCAAGGTTGCCCAAGGCGCCAAGCCTGGTGAAGGCGGCCAATTGCCTGGCTTTAAAGTCACGGAATTTATCGCCAAGCTGCGTCATTCGACGCCAGGTGTTACGCTGATCAGCCCACCACCACATCACGATATCTATTCGATCGAAGATCTGGCGCAGCTGATTTATGATCTCAAGCAGATCAACCCGAAAGCGCGGGTCTGCGTGAAGCTGGTTTCTGCGGCCGGTATCGGCACCATCGCCGCTGGCGTTGCAAAAGCCCATGCCGACGTGATCCTGATCTCCGGCAATACGGGCGGAACGGGCGCATCGCCACAAACGTCGATCAAATTTGCTGGGACGCCCTGGGAAATGGGTCTTACCGAAGCCAATCAGGTGCTTACCCTCAATGGTTTGCGTCACCGGGTAAAACTGCGCACCGACGGCGGCCTGAAGACCGGACGCGATATTGTTATTGCGGCGATTTTGGGCGCGGAAGAATTCGGCCTTGGTACGCTGAGCCTTGTCGCCATGGGTTGTATCATGGTCCGGCAATGCCACAGCAACACCTGCCCGGTTGGTGTCTGTGTACAGGATGAGAAATTGCGTGAGAAATTCACCGGCACGCCGGAAAAAGTCATCAATCTGATGACCTATATGGCCGAAGAAGTGCGCGAGATATTGGCACGGCTTGGTTACCGGTCGCTGGAAGAAGTCATTGGCCGCACCGAATTGCTGCGGCAGGTGAGCCGCGGGGCCGAGCATCTCGATGATCTCGACCTCAACCCGATCCTCGCCAAGGTCGATGCGCCGGATACCGAGCGTACGTTCAACCTGCCGACACACCGCAATGAGGTGCCCGACAGTTTGGACGCACAGATGATTGCCGATGCGCAGCCGGTATTTGAACGCCGCGAGAAAATGCAGCTGACCTATACGGTGCGCAATACGCACCGCGCCGTCGGCACGCGTTTCTCGGCAGAGGTCACGGCCAAATATGGCATGACCGCGCTGAACGAGGACCATGTCCATGTGCGTCTGCGCGGCAGTGCGGGCCAGTCTCTCGGCGCCTTCATGTGTCAGGGGATCACGCTGGAAGTCTTTGGCGATGCCAATGACTATGTCGGCAAGGGCCTGTCCGGCGGCAAGATCGTCGTTCGTCCGATGGTCAGCTCTCCACTGGATTCAAAAGACAATACGATTATCGGCAACACGGTACTTTATGGCGCGACTTCCGGTCAGCTTTTTGCAGCCGGGCAAGCCGGCGAACGATTTGCTGTCCGTAATAGCGGCGCGGATGTGGTTGTCGAAGGTTGCGGTGCCAATGGCTGTGAATATATGACCGGCGGCAATGCTGTGATCCTTGGCGCGGTTGGTAATAATTTCGGCGCGGGCATGACCGGCGGCATGGCCTTCATCCTCGACCTCGACCGTGATTTTGAGAAGCACGCCAATCCCGAAAGCATCATCTGGCAACGGCTGGACAGCGACTATTGGGAGGAGCATCTCAAATCCCTGATCGAAGCGCATCACCGGACCACCGACAGCAACTGGTCGGAAACGATCCTGCGCGACTGGGACCGCTGGCGGGAACGCTTCTGGCAGGTCTGTCCGAAGGAAATGGTCGAACGGCTGGATCATCCGCTGTCGGATGGAGATGCTGTCGTTGCGGCAGAGTGAGTTGGTCACAATGACGACGACAGCCAATGTTGTTGTTCAAAGCCTCACGGTAGCCGATGCCGATGCTATTCTGGATATTTATCAGCAGGGGATGGACACTGGTCACGCAACCTTTCAGGAGCATGCGCCTAGTTGGAATGATTGGGACCAGAGCCATCTGCAAACACCGCGTCTCGGTGCTTTTGTGGACACAGAACTCGCCGGATGGGCAGCACTCAGTCCAACGTCTTCGCGCTGCGTCTATGCAGGGGTTGCCGAAGAAAGTGTTTATGTCGCCTCAAAATTCGCAGGCATGGGAATTGGTTTAATGCTTCTGCAAGCCATCGTCGCTGCCTCTGAAGAAGAAGGTATCTGGACGCTGACCGCAGGGGTTTTTCCAGAAAATGAAGCAAGCATGAAGCTGCACCAAAAGGCCGGCTTCAAAACCCTGGGCCGCAGGGAACGGATCGGAAAAATGACCTTTGGGCCTCTGGCTGACCAATGGCGAGACGTTATATCTTTTGAGCGGCGTAGCGATGATCCCAAATTCGGCTAGCGTAAAATAGCTCGGACCAACATTCTGCATGTTCTTGTTTTGATCTCAACGTAGGCTATACTTAAGTGAACGGCGGAACATTGCCTGATTCGCCGTTTGAGGAGCCAGAACAATGCCCAAAATCACACCCAATTATATGGAAATGAAAGCGACCGACCTTGGCGCCAGTAAAGCCTTTTATGAAAAAGCCTTCGGCTTTGCCTTTACCGATTATGGCCCGGAATATGCCGCTGTTGAAGGCGGGCCGGTACAGATTGGGCTCGCGACGGGAGAAGAACCGCCCGCACCCATGCCGACCTTTGAAAGTGATGATCTGGAAGCCGCGCTGGCACAGGTGAAAGCGGCCGGCGGTGCAATCGTCAAGGAGATTTTCGCTTATCCCGGCGGTCGCCGCTTTGAATGCCTTGATCCTTCGGGCAATCGACTGGCCATTTATCAGGTTGCTTGATTTCGGCTTTCCGTGCCGGTTTTACGACAATTTACGATCCTTGCTGAATGACTCTGCGCCGGTTCAGCTTTGACTCAGATCAGGGCTGCTAGACGCCAAGTGTCGTTGGCGAACAACGATGACTGTTTAGGAGGCTCAGCTATGCGATCACTTTTCTCTCTCCCTTTATTGGCCGTGTCGTTGAGCCTTTCTGTTCCCGCTGCGGCGCAGGATGAAGGCGCTGAATCCGAAATGATCGAAAAGCTTAACGATCCGGAATTTCAGGATGGCATGGTGTCGATGATGTCCGGTTTTATGACGGCGATGATGGACTTGCCCATTGGCCAATTTGCAGCCGCGATGGAAAAAGCTGTCCCCGAAGACTTGGATGATGGCGAGACATTTTCCGATATCGATCCCGATGCCACATTGGGTGAGCTGGCCGCGCGTGATAATCCTGATTTCAATGCCGATATGGAAGACAAAATGCGCAAGGGCACTGTGATGATGGGCATCCTGGCCAGCGAATTTGGCGCTTTGCTTCCGCAACTCAAAGCGATGGGCGAGCAGATGAAGCAGCGAATGGATGCGCTGGAATAGGCGCGTCTGACGGGCCGTTTTGTAACGCCTGACCATCTATTCGCGCTTTCGGGCATCAAGCCCCTTCCCCCACAGCACTTTCCCGATTAACAGCAACGTTATGTGGCAGTTATTCCAATTTCCTCTTTGTCCGTTTTCGCGCAAAGTTCGCCTGTTAATGGGCGAAAAGTCGGTCGGCTATGAGCTTGTACGCGAATCACCATGGGAACAACGGGATCAATTTCTGGATATGAATCCCGCAGGCCGCACACCCGTTATGCGCCATGATCAGCGGGATATCACGCTGATCGATAGTGTCGCAATCTGCGAGTATATAGAAGAAACGGTCGAAAAGACCCCGATGATTAATGGCACCGCGACCAACCGGGCCGAAATCCGCCGCCTGGTCGCCTGGTTTGACGAGCAGTTTTACGGTGATGTCACCGCGCCGCTGCTTTTCGAACGCATGCACAAGCGTATTGTGCACCGCCAGCCACCGGATGCAAAATTGCTCCGCGAAGCAATGCGCCGGGCCAATGTCCATCTAGACTATATCGACTATCTGATTGATCATCGCAGCTGGCTGGCCGGTGCGACGATGAGCCTCGCTGACCTGACCGCGGCGGCGCAAATATCGGTCGCGGACTATCTCGGCGGGATTGATTGGACCGGCCATGACCAAACCAAGGCTTGGTATGCGATGTTCAAATCACGCCCGTCTTTCCGTCCGTTGCTGTCAGAACGCATGGAAGTCATTACCCCTCCGCCCCATTATGAAAAGGTCGACTTTTGATGGCCCTAGCGAAATCGGTTGTTGCAACGGTCGCTCTGCTGTCTCTGGCGGGCCCGGCATTGGCCGAGGATGTGAAAAAGAAACAGGCCAGCGGCGCATTTGAGGTCGAACTATCACCAGTATCCGAAAAAGGGGAAAGCCCCGCGCGCATGGTTTTGACCAAAAGCTTCACCGGCGATCTGATCGGGACCGGCACAGGACAGATGATGGCCGATGCCAATAAAACCACCGGTGCGAGGGTCTATGTCGCTCTGGAAACCATAACGGGCTCACTTAACGGCAAGCAGGGCAGCTTCATTGTCACCCATCATGGAACCATGACCAAGACAAGCCAGAATCTGTCAATTGAGATCGTACCAGATAGCGGGACCGACGAACTGAGCGGCATTACCGGAACCATGGCCATTCAGAATGTCGACGGAAAACATAGCTATACGATCAACTACAGCCTGCCTGACAGCTGATTTGTTGCTGGCAGCATCTAGCCCTATGGCTGGGTGATCTTCAGTTTTTTGATCATCTGCACCTTGTCCATACCCGGCGCAAAACCATCTTTTTCGACACCCTGCTTTTCAAAACCAAATTTGGCAAAAAACGGGGCGATTTGCGGAGTGGTGAAAAGCTCCGCTTCCTCAAACACGCCCGATGCTTCAATAGCGCGCAATCGATATTCAGCCAGCAGCCGGCCTAGCCCAGACCCATGGCGGGCATTATCGACCATACCCCAGGTGAAGCACGCCTGTCCGCGTTCTGCTCTGGAGAAGCCGCCGCAGCCGCATATCGTTCCATCCTGTTCGATAACAAAATAGTCACCGCCGGGTTCATTCAGAAAAGTGACGAAACCTGGCCGTTCACTCGCGTCAAAATAGCGCGGCACATTGCTGTCAAACAAGGCCAGACAAGCGGCCTTGTCGGTCACCGCATAGGGTCGAACACTCGTGTTCATCCCCGCACAACTGTCATCAGATAATTGAGCGACAAGTTGTCCGACAAGGAAAAACCGTGAGAGGGGCTGTAGGACAGGCCGGTGGTGTCGGTAACTTTAAGCCCGGCTTTTGCCAGCAACTTTTCCAGTTCTTCCGGCGTAAAAAACTGATCATGATGATGCGTGCCTTTCGGAATACGCCCGGTCATTTCAGCAAGATTGACCAGCATCAGTTTCGACATGGCCGTGCGATTCGGTGTGGAGAGAATCATCAAGCCATCATCGGCCAGTGCATTGGCCAATCCGGCCACGAAACTGTCGGTGTCATCAACATGTTCGATGACTTCGAGCGAGGTTACGAGGTCGAAACCGCTTTCTCCAAATTTTTCGATCCCGACATTGCGATAGTCGATATCCAGTCGCTGCGGTTCCGCATGCGCCTTGGCCGCCGCGATATTTTCCGGCGCTGCATCGAGCCCAGTTACCGTCGCACCCATGCGCGCCAAAGGTTCGCAAACCAGCCCGGCACCGCAGCCAACATCCAGTGCGCGCTTGCCAGCCAGAGGCTTCAGAACACTCGTATCCACCCCGAAATGCCGGTCGATCGCATCCCTGATATAGCCGAGCCGTACCGGATTGAGCCGATGCAGCATCGCAGACGACCCGTTCGGGTCCCACCAATCGGCTGCCAAAGCCCCGAAATGCGCCGCTTCATCGGGGTTTATTGTGCTTTTGGTTGCGCCTGAAACCGACTCAGAGCTTGGGCGCTTGCTGGTGCTTGCGTTTGTCATAACGTCTCTTTATCACAGCCCGCGCGTCTCGTTCAGACCCTTTTTCAACAGAAAGACAGATAACAGGCATCATGGCACGGATAGTGATGAAATTTGGCGGCACGTCGATGGCAGGGATCGAACGAATCCGCCGGGTTGCCCAGATCGTCAAGCAACAGGCCGATGCCGGGCATGAGGTAGCGGTCGTGGTTTCCGCCATGGCGGGAGACACTGATCGGCTGGTCAATTTCTGCCGTGAAGCCAGCTCGCTTTACGATGCTGCGGAATATGACGTTGTGGTTGCGAGTGGCGAACAAGTCACATCCGGCCTGCTCGCCATTGCCCTGCAATCGCTGGGTGCCAAGGCGCGCAGCTGGCTGGGTTGGCAAATGCCGATCCGCACCATCGAATCGCACAGCAAGGCGCGGATCGAAACCATCGATGCCGATGATTTGACCGCTTCGATGAAAAGCGGTGAAATTGCGATCATTCCGGGCTTTCAAGGCATTAGTCAGGATGGCCGGATCACCACATTGG
This DNA window, taken from Parasphingorhabdus litoris DSM 22379, encodes the following:
- a CDS encoding DUF3224 domain-containing protein — translated: MALAKSVVATVALLSLAGPALAEDVKKKQASGAFEVELSPVSEKGESPARMVLTKSFTGDLIGTGTGQMMADANKTTGARVYVALETITGSLNGKQGSFIVTHHGTMTKTSQNLSIEIVPDSGTDELSGITGTMAIQNVDGKHSYTINYSLPDS
- a CDS encoding GNAT family N-acetyltransferase gives rise to the protein MEMLSLRQSELVTMTTTANVVVQSLTVADADAILDIYQQGMDTGHATFQEHAPSWNDWDQSHLQTPRLGAFVDTELAGWAALSPTSSRCVYAGVAEESVYVASKFAGMGIGLMLLQAIVAASEEEGIWTLTAGVFPENEASMKLHQKAGFKTLGRRERIGKMTFGPLADQWRDVISFERRSDDPKFG
- a CDS encoding GNAT family N-acetyltransferase; its protein translation is MNTSVRPYAVTDKAACLALFDSNVPRYFDASERPGFVTFLNEPGGDYFVIEQDGTICGCGGFSRAERGQACFTWGMVDNARHGSGLGRLLAEYRLRAIEASGVFEEAELFTTPQIAPFFAKFGFEKQGVEKDGFAPGMDKVQMIKKLKITQP
- a CDS encoding glutathione S-transferase family protein; its protein translation is MWQLFQFPLCPFSRKVRLLMGEKSVGYELVRESPWEQRDQFLDMNPAGRTPVMRHDQRDITLIDSVAICEYIEETVEKTPMINGTATNRAEIRRLVAWFDEQFYGDVTAPLLFERMHKRIVHRQPPDAKLLREAMRRANVHLDYIDYLIDHRSWLAGATMSLADLTAAAQISVADYLGGIDWTGHDQTKAWYAMFKSRPSFRPLLSERMEVITPPPHYEKVDF
- a CDS encoding VOC family protein, yielding MPKITPNYMEMKATDLGASKAFYEKAFGFAFTDYGPEYAAVEGGPVQIGLATGEEPPAPMPTFESDDLEAALAQVKAAGGAIVKEIFAYPGGRRFECLDPSGNRLAIYQVA
- the ubiG gene encoding bifunctional 2-polyprenyl-6-hydroxyphenol methylase/3-demethylubiquinol 3-O-methyltransferase UbiG produces the protein MTNASTSKRPSSESVSGATKSTINPDEAAHFGALAADWWDPNGSSAMLHRLNPVRLGYIRDAIDRHFGVDTSVLKPLAGKRALDVGCGAGLVCEPLARMGATVTGLDAAPENIAAAKAHAEPQRLDIDYRNVGIEKFGESGFDLVTSLEVIEHVDDTDSFVAGLANALADDGLMILSTPNRTAMSKLMLVNLAEMTGRIPKGTHHHDQFFTPEELEKLLAKAGLKVTDTTGLSYSPSHGFSLSDNLSLNYLMTVVRG